From the Lactobacillus sp. PV034 genome, the window ATCGAGTGAGCATAATTCATTACATCCCAAACTATCAAAAAATAATCATCAAAGCCCATTTGATTAATTACTTGTAACTCATAATCTAATCTTTGCTGGTAAGCAAGCGGGATTTTTCCATTTTTAAAACGTTTAGTCAAGCCTGTTTGGGCTAAGTGACGCAAATATTCTTTAGAAGTGGGAAACTTATTTTGTTTAAACTTAGGTAATTCTGGATCTTTAAACGTAACTTGCGCATTGATTTCTTGACTAATTTTCTGTGCGTTCTTGATAGCATCATCTAAATCAAATTTATGATAATCGCTTATTAATTCACTACTCGTCTTTAAGTAATGTGACCCCGTTTGCTTTGCAAGCTGTTCAACATCATGTAATTGTGCATTGTCATTAATAGCCTGTAAACTTTTACGTAAAAACTGCTCATGCGGATTAAGATATTGCACATCCTCTGTTGCTACTAAAGGAAGATTAAATTGCTGGCTGAGACCGCGCACAAAATTAATATAATTTTCTTCAGTTTTACTTGCATAAACGCCTAAATATAAAGAAGAATTAGTAGGCAGTTCAGTCTTTAATTGGCGTAAATAATCACTTGCCAAACTAGGATTTTGGCGATATAAATTATGTAATTCACTCTGCTCATTTGCTGGAATCACTACAATTAAATCCTTAAAATATTTTTTAATTCATCAAATAAAAGTACTTTCTCTGTTTCACCATTATTCGTTAGTAAATTAATAGTGCTTGATAATCGTAAAATATTTTCAAATCCCCGATTATTTTTTGCTAAAACGATGAGATCATAGAGATTAGTTTGATCAATTAAGCCATTGAATCGAGCTTGCATCCCTAAAAGTGGCTTAATTCCAACTTCTTGAGCTGCTTTATAAAATTCTACTAACCCGTAAGTTACATTTAGATCCGTTAAAGCAATTGCCTCATAACCCCGGTCTTTAGCTGTTTGCGCTAGCTCTTTAACTTTTATTGGACTTTGAAGTAAAGAATAACTCGATAAATTCTGTAGGCCAATTGCACCCATTATGCTCGCTTCCTTTCTTATGTTATAAGTATACCAAAGCTTGCTATTTTTGAGTTTTTAGACTATCATTTTGTTATCGAGCTTGTGAAAGAAGGGAATTCCATGCGCTTTATCGTTACAATTTTTTGGGGTGAAATCTTCTTTGAAGTTATGGGCTTTATCGCTGCAAGTTTAACTTCAATGAAATTTGACCCTGTACAATCAGCTATTATTGGCTTAATCTTTTCAATTGCTTATGCCTTAA encodes:
- a CDS encoding YjzD family protein, translated to MRFIVTIFWGEIFFEVMGFIAASLTSMKFDPVQSAIIGLIFSIAYALIIPAINAKSHKDKSKYGKML